ATTAGGCAAAGATTTAATGAATTAAAAGCTGTTAAAGAATCAAGGTTTAATGTTTATTTGTCGGAATATAAAAAAATATGGATAGCGTGTAGGAGGTTCCAGAGGTTGTATGATGAAGAAACCACTCATGGTTTTAATAGAGGAGCTAATGGTTTGTGGAAAGCCAAGGTTGACAAAATGATGAAACAACTAGAACGATTTAAATAGAGTGCTTTTGTTTAAGCTTAAATTTATTCAGTAAAAGTAGAGTTGGGTGTTTATACATATGGATAAGATTTTTTCTCTATAGGTATTTTTGTGACTCGGTAGCCTCGTTAAGTTTCCATTCATATTACGACTTAATTTTGTCCTAAATTCTAAAAGATACATATAGTAATAGCTTTTAGAGTATAGTATGGAACTTCTTTCTGTAGGTCAATATTGGTTTTTTATGGCGTTGCCTGGGGCCGTGCCTTGCGCTGTACCTTTTTGCCGTGCCTCCAAAAGGGGCCCTCTCCAATCCCAGGCGCGAGGTTCTGGGGTGGAATTCAGCTCTCGAGCCATTACGGTCGGTATAGTCCAGGTACATGTGTGCATTGAAAAGGGAAGGAACGGAACGGAACGACGGTTCTGTTCTGTTAAGCTGCACAAAAAACTTTCCGTTCCAACTTTCAACAAAAGAGCGTGTTAGGGTCGTGTTTCGAAAAAAACCAAAAAAAAGTCCCCAAAAAGTTTGTTTGGGAATAAAAAAGGGTGGTATATTTGCAGCCGCTAAAAACGGTACGGCCGTTTGCGGCGGGAGTTCATGGAGAGGTTGTTCGGGATGTGTTTTTGGGGCCTGGAAAAGGTTCCGAAAAAAAAGTCAAAAAAACATTTGGCGGAAAGAAAAAAGGCTGTACATTTGCAGCCGCTAAAAACGGCAGCGCCGTTTGCGGCGAGAGTTCACCGACAGTTTTTGGCACGGTTTTTATCGAAAGAAAAAAAACTTAAAAAAAATCCAGATAACCGTTGTGGGATTAAAAAAAGGGTTTTATATTTGCACCCGCTTAACGAGGAAACGAGTTGGGTAAAGAGAAAAGAAGTTCATAGACATATTGAATCGACAGCGTAAGAGGGACATCGGAAACGGTGTTTCTCGACAAAGAGAATAGACCATTTTGAGTGCCAAGAAAGATTTCTGAGGCCGTTAAGAACACAAGTCATACAAGACTTAAAAATTTAACGATGAAGAGTTTGATCCTGGCTCAGGATGAACGCTAGCGGCAGGCCTAACACATGCAAGTCGAGGGGTAACATGGAAAAGCTTGCTTTTTTGATGACGACCGGCGCACGGGTGCGTAACGCGTATAGAATCTGCCTTGTACTGGAGAATAACCAGGAGAAATTCTGACTAATACTCCATAGTATGCAAAGACTTCATGGTCCTTGCATTAAAGATTTATCGGTACAAGATGACTATGCGTCCTATTAGCTAGATGGAGTGGTAACGGCACCCCATGGCGACGATAGGTAGGGGCCCTGAGAGGGGGATCCCCCACACTGGTACTGAGACACGGACCAGACTCCTACGGGAGGCAGCAGTGAGGAATATTGGACAATGGGGGCAACCCTGATCCAGCCATGCCGCGTGCAGGAAGACTGCCCTATGGGTTGTAAACTGCTTTTATACGGGAAGAAACACCGCTACGTGTAGCGGCCTGACGGTACCGTAAGAATAAGGATCGGCTAACTCCGTGCCAGCAGCCGCGGTAATACGGAGGATCCAAGCGTTATCCGGAATCATTGGGTTTAAAGGGTCCGTAGGTGGATGATTAAGTCAGAGGTGAAAGTCTGCGGCTCAACCGTAGAATTGCCTTTGATACTGGTTATCTTGAATGATTGTGAAGTGGTTAGAATATGTAGTGTAGCGGTGAAATGCATAGATATTACATAGAATACCAATTGCGAAGGCAGATCACTAACAATGTATTGACACTGATGGACGAAAGCGTGGGTAGCGAACGGGATTAGATACCCCGGTAGTCCACGCCGTAAACGATGGATACTAGCTGTTCGGACTTCGGTCTGAGTGGCTAAGCGAAAGTGATAAGTATCCCACCTGGGGAGTACGTTCGCAAGAATGAAACTCAAAGGAATTGACGGGGGCCCGCACAAGCGGTGGAGCATGTGGTTTAATTCGATGATACGCGAGGAACCTTACCAGGGCTTAAATGTAAGTTGCATGATCTAGAGATAGGTCTTTCTTCGGACTACTTACAAGGTGCTGCATGGTTGTCGTCAGCTCGTGCCGTGAGGTGTCAGGTTAAGTCCTATAACGAGCGCAACCCCTGTTGTTAGTTGCCAGCATGTAAAGATGGGAACTCTAGCAAGACTGCCGGTGCAAACCGTGAGGAAGGTGGGGATGACGTCAAATCATCACGGCCCTTACGTCCTGGGCTACACACGTGCTACAATGGTAGGGACAGAGAGCAGCCACGTCGCGAGGCGGAGCGAATCTATAAACCCTATCACAGTTCGGATCGGAGTCTGCAACTCGACTCCGTGAAGCTGGAATCGCTAGTAATCGCATATCAGCCATGATGCGGTGAATACGTTCCCGGGCCTTGTACACACCGCCCGTCAAGCCATGGAAGCTGGGAGTGCCTGAAGTCCGTCACCGCAAGGAGCGGCCTAGGGTAAAATCGGTAACTAGGGCTAAGTCGTAACAAGGTAGCCGTACCGGAAGGTGCGGCTGGAACACCTCCTTTCTAGAGAAAGACGACCAAAGGTATCAAGACTGTTGCAAGAGATAGTCTGTTCTCAAAGCTGTTGATTTATAATTACAATAATTAAGTAGAGTCTCATAGCTCAGCTGGTTAGAGCGCTACACTGATAATGTAGAGGTCGGCAGTTCGAGTCTGCCTGAGACTACTAATTAAAGGAAATTCTAGAAGCAAGGGGATTCAACATTCGTAATTCTGAATTCATAATTCTGAATTCCACAATGGGGGATTAGCTCAGCTGGCTAGAGCGCCTGCCTTGCACGCAGGAGGTCATCGGTTCGACTCCGATATTCTCCACGGTTCCGCAGTGCGGAAAGAAGTTCATTGACATATTGAAAAAAAGATACATGAAATTTTAGGATCGGATTTATCCGGTTCTATAAGCAATAATTAATTTAAGGATTTCTGTACCACGCGAGCGGTACAGACTTCCGAACTCATTAAAAAAGCAAAAAGTACAATAAGCTAAACAAGGGCGTATGGGGAATGCCTAGGCTCTCAGAGGCGAAGAAGGACGTGATAAGCTGCGAAAAGCCACGGGGATCGGCACATACGATTTGATCCGTGGATATCCGAATGGGGCAACCCAGCATGTTGAAGACATGTTATCCTATAAGGAGGCGAACCCGGGGAACTGAAACATCTAAGTACCCGGAGGAAGAGAAAACAAAAGTGATTCCGCTAGTAGTGGCGAGCGAACGCGGATTAGCCCAAACCGGTGCTGTTACGGCAGTGCCGGGGTTGTAGGACTGCAATGTTCGAGTTGCGATGAATTAGAACTGTTTGGAAAGACAGGCCATAGAGGGTGATAGTCCCGTATAGGTAAAGAGCAATGCGATAGCAGTATCCTGAGTAGTGCGGGGCACGTGAAACCCTGTATGAATCTGTGGGGACCATCCCATAAGGCTAAATACTCCTGAGAGACCGATAGTGAACCAGTACCGTGAGGGAAAGGTGAAAAGAACCCTGAATAAGGGAGTGAAATAGAACCTGAAACCATACGCTTACAAGCGGTCGGAGCCCGTAAGGGTGACGGCGTGCCTTTTGCATAATGAGCCTACGAGTTACCGTTGCTGGCAAGGTTAAGGCATTAAGTGCCGGATCCGTAGCGAAAGCGAGTCTGAACAGGGCGCCATAGTCAGTAGTGGTAGACGCGAAACCGTGTGATCTACCCATGGGCAGGTTGAAGCTGTAGTAACATACAGTGGAGGACCGAACCGGTTGACGTTGAAAAGTCTTCGGATGACCTGTGGGTAGGGGTGAAAGGCCAATCAAACTCGGAAATAGCTCGTACTCCCCGAAATGCATTTAGGTGCAGCGTCGATTTATAGTTTTATAGAGGTAGAGCTACTGATTGGATGCGGGGGCTTCACCGCCTACCAATTCCAGACAAACTCCGAATGCTATAAAATGTTCATCGGCAGTGAGGGCATGGGTGCTAAGGTCCATGTCCGAGAGGGAAAGAACCCAGACCATCAGCTAAGGTCCCCAAATGTATGCTAAGTTGAAAAAACGCGGTTGGACTGCTTTGACAGCTAGGATGTTGGCTTGGAAGCAGCCATTCATTTAAAGAGTGCGTAACAGCTCACTAGTCGAGCGGTCCGGCATGGATAATAATCGGGCATAAGTATACTACCGAAGCTATGGACTTGAAAAAGTGGTAGGGGAGCATTGTAGTGCCGCTGAAGGTGCGCTGTGAGGCGTGCTGGAGGAGCTACAAAAGAAAATGTAGGCATAAGTAACGATAATGCGGGCGAGAAACCCGCACTCCGAAAGACTAAGGTTTCCTCAGCTATGCTAATCAGCTGAGGGTTAGTCGGGACCTAACGCGAACCCGAAAGGGGTAGTGGATGGACAACAGGTTAATATTCCTGTACCCGCTCTCATTAAAAGTGACGGAGGCGTATATTTGGTGCGTGCTGACGGAATAGCACGTTGAAGCCAGTGGCAACACGGCGATAGTACACTAAGACTTCGGTTGCGGTGATAATCCAGAGAAGCGACTTCCAAGAAAAGCGAGAGAAGCGGCCCGTACCCTAAACCGACACAGGTAGTTGGGATGAGAATTCTAAGGAGCTCGAGAGATTCATGGCTAAGGAACTAGGCAAAATAGACCCGTAACTTCGGGAGAAGGGTCGCCCCGCTTCGGCGGGGCCGCAGTGAAAAGGTCCAGGCGACTGTTTATCAAAAACACAGGGCTATGCTAAAACGAAAGTTGACGTATATGGCCTGACACCTGCCCGGTGCCGGAAGGTTAAGTGGAGGGTTTAGCTTCGGCGAAGACCTCAAATGAAGCCCCGGTAAACGGCGGCCGTAACTATAACGGTCCTAAGGTAGCGAAATTCCTTGTCGGGTAAGTTCCGACCTGCACGAATGGTGCAACGATCTGGACACTGTCTCAGCCATGAGCTCGGTGAAATTGTAGTATCGGTGAAGATGCCGATTACCCGCTGTGGGACGAAAAGACCCCGTGCACCTTTACTATAGCTTAGTATTGGTTTTGGACAAGTAATGTGTAGGATAGGTGGGAGACTTTGAAGCGGCGTCGCCAGGCGTTGTGGAGTCATTGTTGAAATACCACCCTTTGCTTGTCTAGAGTCTAACCCCGCACAACGGGGGACAGTGCTTGGTGGGTAGTTTGACTGGGGTGGTCGCCTCCAAAAGAGTAACGGAGGCTTCTAAAGGTTCCCTCAGCACGCTTGGTAACCGTGCGTAGAGTGCAATGGCATAAGGGAGCTTGACTGAGAGACCTACAAGTCGATCAGGTACGAAAGTAGAGCATAGTGATCCGGTGGTTCCGCATGGAAGGGCCATCGCTCAAAGGATAAAAGGTACGCCGGGGATAACAGGCTGATCTCCCCCAAGAGCTCATATCGACGGGGGGGTTTGGCACCTCGATGTCGGCTCGTCACATCCTGGGGCTGGAGAAGGTCCCAAGGGTTGGGCTGTTCGCCCATTAAAGTGGCACGCGAGCTGGGTTCAGAACGTCGTGAGACAGTTCGGTCTCTATCTACAGTGGGCGCTAGAAATTTGAGTGGATCTGACCCTAGTACGAGAGGACCGGGTTGGACGGACCTCTGGTGTACCTGTTGTCGCGCCAGCGGCATGGCAGGGTAGCTACGTCCGGAAGGGATAAGCGCTGAAAGCATATAAGCGCGAAACCCACCACAAGATGAGATTTCTTTAAAGGGTCGTGGGAGATGACCACGTTGATAGGCCACAGGTGTAAAGGCGGTAACGCCACAGCCGAGTGGTACTAATAACCCATAGGCTTATTGTACGCCTGTTTTTTTAGAGTACAGATTATCTGCCCATGTAATTTTTTTCGATATGTTAAGATATTTGTCCGTCGAAACGATGGACGCTGGACGCTAAAGGCCACGTGCCGATAGCGGATAGCTATGACTTAAGGTGGTTATAGCGACGGGGCTCACCTCTTACCATTCCGAACAGAGAAGTTAAGCCCGTTAGCGCCGATGGTACTACATTTGTGGGAGAGTAGGTCGTTGCCTTTCTTGGAAGCCCTTCATCATGTGATGAAGGGCTTTTTGTTTTTATAAACTTCTCGAAAATATCTTTTTACCATTAAATAAAACCTATAAAAGACTATCAAATTGTTATCTTCAAGCCTAAAACTTAATTGTCTAAATGGTCAAAAACAACGAACTAGATCTAGCTTGGGATTTTATTAATAATACAAACCGTACCATTTTTTTAACAGGAAAGGCTGGTACGGGCAAGACTACTTTTTTGCACCAACTAAAACAGCGTAGTCTAAAAAGAATGGTAGTTGTTGCACCAACAGGTGTGGCTGCCATCAATGCCAAAGGGGTTACGATACATTCCTTTTTTCAAATGCCATTTGGGCCTATTTTACCCGAAACTGATTTAAATGCCTCGAAGGGATTCAATAGAAAATTTAGTAAGACAAAGATTAATATTATTAAGTCAATGGATCTTTTGGTTATTGACGAAATTAGTATGGTTCGTGCCGATTTATTAGATGGCATTGATCGGACATTACGTCGTTTTAGAAATAGAAATAAAGTTTTTGGAGGAGTACAATTGTTGATGATTGGTGATTTGCAACAGCTTTCGCCCGTAATAAAAGAACAGGAATGGGATTTGCTTAAACATATTTATAAGAACGGGTTTTTCTTTAGCAGTATAGCATTTCAACAAAGCCGGGCGATTACCATAGAATTAAAACACATTTACAGACAAGAAAACCCAAAGTTTATAGAGATTCTTAATCAAATACGGAATAATACACTTAGTGAATCGGCAGCAGAAGAACTCAACAAACGATTTATTCAAGATTTTCAACCCAAGGCAGATGAAGGTTATATTTCACTAACGACACACAATAATAAAGCTGAAGCGACCAACAGGGTGGAATTAGATAAATTAAAAAGCAAATCACTGACCTATAAAGCTGAGATTGAAGGGAAATTTCCTGAGTATGCTTATCCGAATAATGAAAATTTAGAATTAAAGGTTGGAGCTCAAGTGATGTTTGTTAAAAACGATAGCAGTGGAGAACAGCGATACTTCAATGGAAAAATAGGAAAAGTTATCCATTTAGATACCGATGAAGTTGTAGTACATTGTCCTGAAGATGAGTTTAATATCATTGTTACTCCTGAAACTTGGGAAAATATTAATTATTCTATTAATTCTGAAACCAAAGCTATTTCAGAAGAAAAAATTGGCTCATATTCCCAGATGCCACTCCGTTTAGCTTGGTCTATAACTATTCATAAAAGCCAAGGGTTGACTTTTGAAAGAGCCATAATTGACGCTCAAGGCGCATTTGCACACGGGCAAACTTATGTGGCACTGAGTCGCTGTAAATCATTAGAAGGTTTGGTGTTAAAAAGTAAAGTGCACCCGAGCCAGATTATTAGCGACAATCAAGTAAATGCCTTCAATGAAGATGCTGAAAAAAATGCTCCAGATGAAAAAGTTTTAACACAATCTCAAAAAGCGTTTCAGTTAGAATTGATTGAAGAGCTATTTAATTTTTATGCGTTCTTGCATCCAGTCAATCGAATTTTAGATGTCTATTATAAAAATAGAACTGTAGTTGAGGGACCTATTGGTGATACTTTTGAAAAGTTAAAAAGTACAATTGCCCATTTTTTAAAGGTTAGTAATGGGTTTAAAAATCAGTTAAAAGAACTTTCTGAAAATGACCCGGTATTGCCGGAACAAAGTAAAACTATTCAAGACCGGTTTAATAAAGCCGTTACTTATTTTAAAACAGAAATCGTAAAACATGTTGCAGCACCTTTACAAAGCTTCGGGTTTACAACAGATAATCAGGCTATTGGAAGCGAGATTACCAAACACCTTGATGCCTTTGAAGCGCTATTGGCAACAAAGCAGCTATATTTTAAAGAAATTGTTGATGGTTTTCATGTTAACAGTTTTTTGGAATTACGTGCGAAGGCTGTATTTACAGAAAAAGAAAAACCTAAAAAGAAACGTAAAACCATTGTGGAAGGCACAAGTAATATTGAGCTTTTTGAAAGGTTACGCACGCTTAGAAATGATTTAGCTCAGGAAAAAGACTTAATACATTATCAAATATTTACACAAAAGGCGCTTTATGAAATGTGTGAAACCTTACCAACCAATAAGAATGAACTTTTAGAGGTTAACGGTATGGGTAAAACGCGTGTTAAGAAGTATGGTTCTAATATTTTAGAGGTTATTCGGGGCTATTGTGAGGAACATAATATTGAAGTGTCGGGTGAAATAGAACTTTTTAAAGTTCCTAAAACCAAAAGAAAAAAAGGTGATACTAAAAAGGAATCATTACGGATGTTTAAGTCTGGTAAATCTATCCAAGATATTGCAGATGAACGTGAGCTTAACGAAAATACAATTTTCGGGCATTTGGCCAGTTTTGTTCATGCTGGAGAAATAAAAGTAACTGATTTGATGTCTGCAGAACATTACGATGAGTTGAAAACTGCCATTCCCCAAATATCCTTCGAAAATTTATCCGATTTGAAGCATCAACTGGGTGATAAGTATTCTTATGGTGAGCTGCGTTTGGTGTTAGAGTATTTGAAGGATTAAGACACGGGGTTTAATGTGTATTTAGTTTAACTGGAAAAATGTTTGCAAAACCTGAGCAACTGGAGGTTCTCGAATGAGTAGTAAATAGTTTAAAGTTATAGTTTTTATAGTAACGGGGCTCAACTCTTGCCATTTCGAACAGAGAAGTTAAGCCCGTTAGCACCGATGGTATTGCATCCGTTGGAGAGTAGGTCTTTGCTTTTTTGGGAACCCTTCACGGAAAGAAGGGAACTTTAAGTTATTTAATCAATGAAAAACTATATTTTACCCAAATAAGTAATTTAAACAATACATTTCTATATTTAAAGGATGTCCCATTCTATATTCAATCTAGATAACGATAGGTTAGAAAATGCTGTAAAATACACTTATAATATTTGCTATCAACCTTTTAAGTCTTT
This genomic stretch from Flavobacteriaceae bacterium GSB9 harbors:
- a CDS encoding helix-turn-helix domain-containing protein, whose translation is MVKNNELDLAWDFINNTNRTIFLTGKAGTGKTTFLHQLKQRSLKRMVVVAPTGVAAINAKGVTIHSFFQMPFGPILPETDLNASKGFNRKFSKTKINIIKSMDLLVIDEISMVRADLLDGIDRTLRRFRNRNKVFGGVQLLMIGDLQQLSPVIKEQEWDLLKHIYKNGFFFSSIAFQQSRAITIELKHIYRQENPKFIEILNQIRNNTLSESAAEELNKRFIQDFQPKADEGYISLTTHNNKAEATNRVELDKLKSKSLTYKAEIEGKFPEYAYPNNENLELKVGAQVMFVKNDSSGEQRYFNGKIGKVIHLDTDEVVVHCPEDEFNIIVTPETWENINYSINSETKAISEEKIGSYSQMPLRLAWSITIHKSQGLTFERAIIDAQGAFAHGQTYVALSRCKSLEGLVLKSKVHPSQIISDNQVNAFNEDAEKNAPDEKVLTQSQKAFQLELIEELFNFYAFLHPVNRILDVYYKNRTVVEGPIGDTFEKLKSTIAHFLKVSNGFKNQLKELSENDPVLPEQSKTIQDRFNKAVTYFKTEIVKHVAAPLQSFGFTTDNQAIGSEITKHLDAFEALLATKQLYFKEIVDGFHVNSFLELRAKAVFTEKEKPKKKRKTIVEGTSNIELFERLRTLRNDLAQEKDLIHYQIFTQKALYEMCETLPTNKNELLEVNGMGKTRVKKYGSNILEVIRGYCEEHNIEVSGEIELFKVPKTKRKKGDTKKESLRMFKSGKSIQDIADERELNENTIFGHLASFVHAGEIKVTDLMSAEHYDELKTAIPQISFENLSDLKHQLGDKYSYGELRLVLEYLKD